The Mytilus edulis chromosome 5, xbMytEdul2.2, whole genome shotgun sequence genomic interval TGACTTTTCCTCTTCTCTAgtccatcttttctttgtctgaCAGAATctagttcttttttaattttttcctcCCTTAATTTCCTGAACTTTTTCAATTTGGATAAAAGGTCGTCAGCATATTGTATAATTTTATCTCTGAATTGTATTATCTTatctttattttctgtaaattgtttattctctTCAGACAATATGTGTTGCAGGTTCTCTCCTCGTTCCTCAAAAAACGGAATGTCTAATTCAATTTTGCTCTTAATATCTTTAAGAACTTTTAGGTTTTTCTGGTAAACTATGTCCAGCTTACTGTATTGATGATTTTGGTGATCTCCAATCAAGCAGTCAGAACACACTGGCCTGTTACAGGTTTTACAGTGTAATAAACAATTTTCGTCACTGTGTTGTGCACAAGCCATTCTGCTTAAGTCGACTTTGCGAGTGGTTTGTATAGCTTCTTCTCTTCCACAGTCATTCAAATTGACAACTTTATGGTCGGTGGAGGATTTACATTTTGAATGAATCCGTTTATTACATAGTTGACATAAGAACAAGTCACAGTTGATACACTTCCATCTGATGGCAGATATATACAATTCCTCACAGAATTGGCAAAAAGATATTTTCTGGGATTTGAATGTGGATGCAGAAAAGGCCATTATGTGATCAAACAAGAATGGCTAATTGCATGTTAATTTAATAAACGTAATTTACAATAATTCTAATAGTCAGATtgtgaaaacaaattatttcagtTTATCTCTGATTTAGTCAAATAAGGACTTAGATAACGCAAGGCCATGATAGATATATTCCTTTTTCATTTGTTTCTAATAAGAACAGTGTGTAGATTGTTTATTTGTCCCATTAGATGATGAAATGTCGAcgtttcttattttaaaaacatcatcATTTTGTATCATGGCCAACGAGGGAAATAATTcaaagaacacaaatattttgGTATATGATTTTTATCTTGCCAGCATTTAAGTCACGAAAGCGAGTTTTTGTCTCCTATTTCCTGTATCAGTGTATTAATCGTCATTTGGATTGTGATAAGGTGAATTTTAAAGGAACCACTTATTGTAATAAATGCAATAAGTCAATAATGTTTCGGTTTGCAATTCTATTATTGGCGATATTCTCATTCCCATGGATAATATTTGGCCCGCCTTCTAAAAATGCTCCATCgactttgaaaataaaagtattttagaaTTCAAAGTATTGCGATTGTCAACAGTTAACTTTAATTGTATAACTAGTTTTCATGATAGGGCATATATATTGCACATCCCCTAAAAATGTATAACTAATGTTTTGAGTTGTTTAGCCTAAAATGATTGTATCCTTTGTATTGAACCTGAATGGTATGATAAAGTgcacaaacaaatatatttgcattggttATGGATTTCGCCATATGCATATGTctattaatataaatttgatattatgaTTTATCCTAAAATAAGGTCACAATGAACCCCCTTCTAAGATATGATAAGTATTTATTACAATG includes:
- the LOC139522684 gene encoding E3 ubiquitin-protein ligase TRIM71-like, which produces MACAQHSDENCLLHCKTCNRPVCSDCLIGDHQNHQYSKLDIVYQKNLKVLKDIKSKIELDIPFFEERGENLQHILSEENKQFTENKDKIIQFRDKIIQYADDLLSKLKKFRKLREEKIKKELDSVRQRKDGLEKRKSQLNLTLNSSSALDIFATSRFLDKTMPDKTVDIEEIRYRRFTPGKFSNLHMSHLFGSFNDVLNFQIYT